A single window of Gossypium hirsutum isolate 1008001.06 chromosome A10, Gossypium_hirsutum_v2.1, whole genome shotgun sequence DNA harbors:
- the LOC107896590 gene encoding flowering time control protein FCA has translation MSRYNSINTDTNTNFNDKFDAQDPYQHRRRSPSNFRGSGGGGGHRPFDSPPRQHHNSGGGGGGFRPIGGGGGGGGFRPMAGGFEGNYPNPSPHHLQPAHTGQKRPFPFSGRGGGSPNRDRFGGAGGGGNFAKLFVGSVPRTAREEDIRHLFEEHGDVIEVALIKDKKTGQPQGCCFIKYATLEEADRAIRALHNQHTLPGGVGPIQVRYADGERERLGAVEYKLFVGSLNKQATEMDVQEVFSRFGRVEDVYLMRDESKQSRGCGFVKYSDREMALAAIDALNGIYTMRGCDQPLTVRFADPKRPRQGPGDSRGGAAAFGGPGFGPRFQTPRPRPAPNFGDAMGDRVPPTAWHPMSPQKMGPTSNPGIRSMGNQLLPRSADLAIPLNPGAPFGGPSDGSLPGLSVSSSSTSVQGFNQSSSQIPTVGHQISPLQKPLGSPQNLPPSFQLHPQAPMSYSQTRTSHVGQLQVPPASHTPFSQALPSQHLAGLSGQLSASRPLVQPNVSSGAALQNPLNVNLPPNSAASAANQQQLPAPNQQQPLQPLQQSPSQLAQMLSQQTQTLQASFQSSQQAFSQLQQQLQLMQPSNQNMTLQQNSQASKHQWAGMMPQAVGSAPAKTPGTDVPSSASAAMKLVVECHWTEHTSPDGFKYYHNSLTRESKWEKPEELTLFEQQQQQQQKPPVQQPQTQLHAAQQASQQAQLQTQLQTQICHPHQLQQPIYPTAYPASGVRNQQSTQELGYGQLPVAPSPNDPSRFQQGLQMVQDLAWKNKP, from the exons ATGAGCCGCTATAACAGCATTAACACCGACACCAATACTAATTTCAACGATAAGTTCGATGCCCAAGATCCCTACCAACACCGTCGACGTAGCCCTAGCAACTTCCGTGGcagtggaggaggaggaggacatcgTCCCTTCGATAGTCCTCCTCGTCAGCATCACAACAGCGGTGGCGGAGGTGGAGGCTTTCGACCAATTGGAGGTGGCGGAGGAGGGGGAGGGTTTCGGCCTATGGCCGGTGGTTTTGAGGGTAATTATCCAAACCCTTCACCGCATCATCTGCAGCCAGCTCATACGGGACAGAAACGACCTTTTCCATTTTCTGGCCGTGGAGGTGGTTCCCCCAACAGAG ATCGATTTGGTGGTGCTGGCGGTGGGGGCAATTTTGCCAAACTTTTTGTGGGATCTGTACCAAGGACGGCTAGAGAAGAGGAT ATTCGGCACTTATTTGAAGAACATGGAGATGTGATAGAGGTTGctttaataaaagataaaaaaactgGCCAACCTCAAG GATGTTGTTTTATAAAATATGCAACCTTAGAAGAAGCCGATAGGGCTATCAGAGCCTTACACAATCAACATACCCTGCCTGGG GGAGTGGGTCCTATCCAAGTCAGATATGCTGATGGGGAGCGAGAACGCCTTG GTGCAGTTGAGTACAAATTGTTTGTTGGGTCGCTGAACAAACAAGCTACTGAAATGGATGTTCAGGAA GTTTTTTCTCGATTTGGTCGAGTTGAAGATGTTTACCTCATGCGTGATGAATCAAAGCAGAGTCGTG GCTGTGGATTTGTCAAATACTCTGATAGAGAAATGGCACTAGCAGCTATAGATGCTCTCAATGGAATTTATACAATGAGA GGTTGTGATCAACCATTAACTGTCCGTTTTGCTGATCCTAAGAGGCCCCGGCAAGGACCTGGAGACTCGAG GGGTGGTGCTGCTGCATTTGGAGGTCCAGGTTTTGGTCCTCGTTTCCAAACACCAAGGCCTAG ACCAGCACCCAACTTTGGTGATGCAATGGGGGATCGTGTTCCACCTACTGCTTGGCACCCTATGAGTCCACAGAAAATGGGACCAACTTCTAATCCTGGCATTCGGAGTATGGGGAACCAGTTGCTACCTAGGTCTGCTGACCTAGCAATACCTTTAAATCCA GGTGCTCCTTTTGGTGGCCCTTCAGATGGTTCTCTTCCTGGCCTTTCAGTTTCATCTTCATCTACTTCAGTACAG GGATTTAATCAATCTTCATCACAAATTCCAACTGTTGGTCATCAGATTTCACCTTTACAGAAGCCCCTTGGTTCACCGCAGAATCTACCGCCTTCCTTTCAACTACACCCGCAAGCACCTATGTCATACTCGCAGACACGAACTTCACATGTTGGTCAACTTCAAGTTCCTCCTGCTAGTCATACTCCCTTCAGTCAAGCTCTTCCCTCACAACATTTAGCTGGTTTGAGTGGCCAGTTGTCTGCGTCTCGGCCACTGGTTCAGCCGAATGTTTCATCTGGTGCAGCACTACAAAACCCTTTGAATGTCAACTTACCGCCCAATTCTGCGGCCAGTGCTGCAAATCAACAACAGTTACCTGCTCCTAACCAGCAGCAGCCGCTGCAACCACTTCAGCAATCCCCTTCTCAGCTAGCGCAGATGCTGTCTCAACAAACACAAACTCTGCAAGCAAGCTTCCAATCATCTCAGCAGGCATTTTCTCAGCTGCAGCAACAATTGCAGCTGATGCAACCTTCAAATCAAAATATGACATTGCAGCAGAATTCTCAGGCTTCTAAACATCAG TGGGCTGGTATGATGCCGCAGGCTGTTGGCAGCGCTCCTGCCAAAACACCTGGTACAGATGTTCCTTCATCTGCATCTGCTGCTATGAAACTGGTAGTAGAATGTCATTGGACAGAGCATACTTCACCTGACGGGTTCAAATACTATCATAACAGTCTAACACGTGAAAGCAAG TGGGAGAAGCCCGAAGAATTAACTTTGTTtgaacaacagcagcagcaacaacaaaAGCCACCTGTTCAACAACCTCAAACTCAGTTACATGCTGCTCAGCAAGCTTCACAACAGGCACAGCTGCAAACCCAGCTTCAGACACAGATTTGCCATCCTCACCAGTTACAGCAGCCTATCTATCCCACAGCG TATCCAGCTTCTGGAGTTAGAAATCAACAAAGTACACAG GAACTTGGTTACGGACAATTACCAGTGGCACCATCACCCAATGATCCATCACGATTCCAACAG GGGCTTCAGATGGTACAGGATTTAGCATGGAAGAATAAGCCATAA